The proteins below come from a single Aphanothece sacrum FPU1 genomic window:
- a CDS encoding Uma2 family endonuclease, translating into MSNLQAKIKTDSWINATWSEYIQITENSDYQKAKFYYNKGKFRIEMSPLGNDHASDHNIITYAINLYAVVKGINLNGKDNCTYRKTGYQDAQPDLSYYIEDTVDAVPYGTSIISLDEFSPPTLVVEIANSSLADDKGEKKNLYEDLQVKEYWIIDVNKLEIIAFAIENEGSHRIRESQVLPKLEIALLEEAIRKTRQTNHSKVGLWLLEQFQK; encoded by the coding sequence ATGAGTAACCTACAAGCTAAAATCAAGACTGATAGTTGGATAAATGCTACTTGGAGTGAATATATCCAAATAACCGAAAACTCAGACTATCAAAAAGCAAAATTTTACTACAACAAGGGAAAATTTAGAATTGAAATGTCCCCTTTAGGAAATGACCATGCAAGTGATCATAATATTATCACCTATGCAATTAATCTTTATGCTGTTGTTAAAGGGATTAATTTGAATGGAAAAGATAACTGTACTTATCGTAAAACGGGTTATCAAGATGCTCAACCCGATTTATCTTACTATATTGAAGACACAGTAGATGCTGTTCCCTATGGAACCTCAATTATTAGTCTTGATGAGTTTTCACCTCCTACTTTAGTTGTTGAAATTGCTAATAGTTCTTTAGCTGATGATAAAGGAGAAAAAAAAAATTTATATGAAGATTTACAAGTCAAAGAATATTGGATTATTGATGTTAATAAATTAGAAATTATTGCTTTTGCCATAGAAAATGAAGGAAGTCATCGAATTAGAGAGTCTCAAGTTTTACCCAAATTAGAAATTGCTTTATTAGAAGAAGCTATCAGAAAAACTCGCCAAACGAACCATAGTAAAGTTGGCTTATGGTTATTAGAACAATTTCAAAAATAA
- the sppA gene encoding signal peptide peptidase SppA, giving the protein MIWPFKPRPSKQIARIEITGAIGSETRKNVLQALKTVKEKKFPALLLRIDSPGGTVGDSQEIYEALKRLRQDVKIVASFGNISASGGVYIGVGAQYIVANPGTITGSIGVILRGNNLEVLLAKIGVSFKVIKSGPYKDILSFDRELTTEEQTILQEMIDVSYQQFVSTVAQGRNLEIEKVKSFADGRIFTGQQALELGVVDRLGTEEDARLWAAELAGLNPDKAQCYTIEEPKSVWNRFFSRNKTKSKIGSAIDWLEFELATNGQPLWLYRP; this is encoded by the coding sequence ATGATTTGGCCTTTTAAACCTAGACCGAGTAAACAAATTGCTAGAATTGAAATTACCGGAGCTATTGGCTCAGAAACTCGTAAAAATGTTCTTCAAGCCCTAAAAACGGTTAAAGAAAAGAAATTTCCGGCTTTATTATTGAGAATTGACTCTCCTGGAGGAACAGTCGGAGATTCTCAAGAAATTTATGAGGCCCTCAAACGTTTACGTCAAGATGTAAAAATTGTCGCCAGTTTTGGTAATATTTCCGCTTCTGGTGGGGTATATATTGGGGTAGGAGCGCAATATATTGTTGCTAACCCTGGAACTATTACTGGAAGTATTGGCGTAATTTTAAGAGGCAATAATCTAGAAGTATTACTTGCTAAAATTGGCGTATCCTTTAAAGTAATTAAATCAGGCCCTTACAAAGATATTCTCTCATTTGATCGAGAATTAACCACCGAAGAACAAACCATTCTTCAAGAAATGATCGATGTGAGTTATCAACAATTTGTCTCTACTGTTGCTCAAGGTCGTAATCTAGAAATAGAAAAAGTCAAAAGTTTTGCTGATGGACGTATTTTTACTGGACAACAGGCCTTAGAATTAGGAGTAGTTGATCGCTTAGGGACAGAAGAAGATGCTCGCCTCTGGGCAGCCGAATTAGCGGGACTTAACCCAGATAAGGCTCAATGTTATACCATTGAAGAACCGAAATCTGTCTGGAATCGTTTTTTTTCCCGTAATAAAACTAAATCAAAGATAGGATCGGCTATAGATTGGCTAGAATTTGAATTAGCGACTAATGGTCAGCCCTTATGGTTGTATCGACCTTAA
- a CDS encoding DUF4168 domain-containing protein: protein MLKSLVVGGIIGVIGLSLPMVSHSQTIVPQQSIVNATQPELSALELRQYAQAVKQLQIVEKKTQELMAKAIASEDLSPQRFMEIGQTRTRIGESSDKSASPEEIEKFKKALVKVNNVLEVSQSKQERVIKGQGLEINRFNQISKIIEQDRNLKQKYEQMITN from the coding sequence ATGCTGAAATCTCTTGTGGTGGGGGGAATTATTGGGGTTATTGGACTATCATTACCAATGGTAAGCCATAGTCAAACCATTGTACCTCAACAATCCATTGTCAACGCTACTCAACCGGAACTTAGTGCTTTAGAACTGCGACAATATGCACAAGCAGTAAAACAACTACAAATTGTTGAGAAAAAAACTCAAGAACTGATGGCCAAAGCGATCGCTTCTGAAGATCTTAGTCCTCAACGGTTTATGGAAATTGGCCAAACTCGCACTAGAATTGGAGAATCATCAGATAAATCTGCTTCTCCAGAAGAAATCGAAAAGTTTAAAAAAGCCCTAGTTAAAGTTAATAATGTGTTGGAAGTCTCTCAGTCTAAACAAGAACGAGTGATTAAAGGCCAGGGATTAGAAATCAATCGTTTTAATCAGATAAGTAAAATAATTGAACAAGATCGTAATTTAAAACAAAAATATGAGCAAATGATCACTAACTAA
- a CDS encoding M20 metallopeptidase family protein has protein sequence MISSFPQSPSVNLSQIRLEIRALQSRLVAWRRQLHQQPELGFQEHKTAAFIAQELQQMGIDYQTGIAKTGIVATIKSPFPGPVLAIRADIDALPIQEENEVTYRSQHDGIMHACGHDGHTAIALGTAYYLWHHRTNFKGTIKILFQPAEESPGGAKPMIAEGVLKNPDVDAIIGLHLWNVLPLGTVGVRSGAIMAAVECFELNLFGKGGHGAMPHQTVDSVVLSAQIINALQTIVSRNINPIDSAVVTIGKLQAGTALNVIADKAFMSGTVRYFKPELEGYFGKRIEEIVAGICQGYGAKYELDYWHLYPPVINEEKMANLVHSVALDVVETPVGIVPNCQNMGGEDMSFFLQEVPGCYFFLGSANVDKGLAYPHHHPRFDFDETVLSMGVEMFIRCVEKFCC, from the coding sequence ATGATTTCTAGCTTTCCTCAATCTCCTTCGGTTAATTTATCTCAAATTCGCCTAGAAATTCGCGCCCTACAATCTCGTTTAGTGGCATGGCGTAGACAACTTCATCAACAACCAGAATTAGGCTTTCAAGAACATAAAACCGCCGCTTTTATCGCCCAAGAATTACAACAAATGGGCATTGATTATCAGACAGGTATTGCCAAAACTGGAATTGTCGCTACTATTAAAAGTCCTTTTCCTGGCCCCGTTTTAGCCATTCGCGCTGATATAGATGCTTTGCCTATTCAAGAAGAAAATGAGGTTACTTATCGTTCTCAACATGATGGTATTATGCACGCTTGTGGCCATGATGGTCATACCGCGATCGCATTAGGAACCGCTTATTATCTTTGGCATCATCGCACTAATTTTAAAGGAACTATTAAGATTTTGTTTCAACCGGCCGAAGAAAGTCCGGGAGGGGCTAAACCCATGATAGCTGAAGGTGTTCTCAAAAATCCTGATGTAGATGCCATTATTGGGTTACATCTATGGAATGTGCTTCCTTTGGGGACGGTAGGGGTACGCAGTGGGGCAATAATGGCTGCTGTGGAGTGTTTTGAGCTTAATTTGTTCGGAAAAGGAGGCCATGGGGCTATGCCTCATCAAACGGTAGATTCTGTGGTTTTAAGCGCGCAAATTATTAATGCTTTACAAACTATTGTTTCTCGTAATATTAACCCCATAGATTCAGCAGTAGTAACCATAGGAAAACTGCAAGCAGGAACGGCTTTAAATGTAATTGCTGATAAGGCGTTTATGAGTGGAACTGTACGTTATTTTAAGCCTGAATTAGAGGGTTATTTTGGAAAAAGAATTGAGGAAATTGTGGCGGGTATTTGTCAAGGTTATGGGGCTAAATATGAGTTAGATTATTGGCATTTATATCCTCCTGTTATTAATGAGGAAAAAATGGCAAATTTAGTCCATTCTGTTGCTTTAGATGTGGTAGAAACTCCGGTGGGAATTGTTCCGAATTGTCAAAATATGGGGGGAGAAGATATGTCATTTTTCTTGCAAGAAGTCCCTGGTTGTTATTTCTTTTTGGGATCAGCTAATGTTGATAAAGGCTTAGCTTATCCTCATCATCATCCTCGTTTTGATTTTGATGAAACTGTGTTATCTATGGGGGTTGAAATGTTTATCCGTTGTGTTGAAAAGTTTTGTTGTTAA
- the aroH gene encoding chorismate mutase, with protein MVSPYGCIDLKHDDTIKYYGSEEDTVGIWKVRGIRGATTASDNTKEAIAQAVTELLDAIESRNQFDPEDIVSVTFTATGDLDAIFPAAIARQRPQWDTVPLLDVQQMQVEGSLKRCIRVLIHLNTPLPQKEIYHSYLRDACHLRPDWSLTHASSSVS; from the coding sequence ATGGTCAGCCCTTATGGTTGTATCGACCTTAAACATGATGATACAATTAAATATTACGGGTCGGAGGAAGACACAGTGGGTATTTGGAAAGTACGGGGAATTCGCGGAGCAACCACCGCTTCAGATAATACCAAAGAAGCGATCGCACAAGCTGTCACAGAACTATTAGATGCGATCGAGTCCCGTAACCAATTCGATCCCGAAGACATTGTTAGTGTAACATTTACCGCTACTGGCGATCTTGATGCTATCTTTCCGGCCGCGATCGCTCGTCAACGTCCTCAGTGGGATACTGTTCCCTTATTAGATGTACAACAAATGCAGGTTGAAGGCAGTTTAAAACGCTGTATTCGAGTGTTAATTCATCTTAATACCCCCTTACCTCAAAAAGAGATTTATCACTCTTATTTACGAGATGCTTGTCATCTTAGACCTGATTGGAGTTTAACTCATGCTTCTTCTTCTGTGTCATGA
- a CDS encoding DUF2949 domain-containing protein, giving the protein MNQMTIRFLDFLKDDLAIPAESIALAVRDVYAMPHHFPMILWQYGLVNKEQLEDVFDWLEEHCL; this is encoded by the coding sequence ATGAATCAAATGACTATCAGATTCCTCGATTTTTTAAAAGATGATTTAGCGATTCCGGCTGAGTCTATCGCCTTAGCTGTTCGGGACGTATACGCCATGCCTCATCACTTTCCCATGATTCTTTGGCAATATGGATTAGTTAATAAAGAACAACTAGAAGATGTCTTTGACTGGCTAGAGGAACATTGTTTATAA
- a CDS encoding argininosuccinate synthase: MGRANKVVLAYSGGVDTSVCIPYLKNEWGVDEVITLAADLGQGDELGPIQQKALKFGAIESLVADATSEFVTEYAFKAIKANALYENRYPLSTALARPLIAKLLVEAAEKYGADAVAHGCTAKGNDQVRFDLGILALNPTLKVLAPAREWNMSREQTIAYGERCGMEFPVKKSSPFSIDRNLLGRSMEAGPLEDPMTEPPEEIYLMTKAIADTPNEPEYIEIGFEKGIPVSINGQILDPVTLISQLNDTVGKHGVGRLDMIENRVVGIKSREIYEAPALLVLIDAHRDLESLTLTADVTQYKRGLEETYGQLIYRGLWYSPLKEALDAFIDQTQERVTGMVRIKLLKGNAKIVGRSSENSIYSANLSTYGEDDHFDHKAAEGFIYIWGLPTRVWAQKTKG, encoded by the coding sequence ATGGGTCGTGCTAATAAAGTTGTGCTGGCTTATTCTGGTGGGGTTGATACTTCCGTATGTATTCCCTATCTCAAGAATGAATGGGGAGTAGATGAAGTGATCACCTTGGCTGCGGACTTAGGGCAAGGGGACGAATTAGGCCCTATTCAGCAAAAAGCTCTGAAATTTGGAGCAATTGAGTCCTTAGTCGCTGATGCTACCTCAGAATTTGTCACAGAGTATGCGTTTAAGGCGATTAAAGCCAATGCCCTCTACGAAAACCGCTATCCTCTGTCTACCGCTTTAGCCCGTCCCCTCATTGCTAAACTCTTAGTCGAAGCGGCTGAAAAATATGGGGCTGATGCGGTGGCCCACGGATGTACTGCCAAAGGTAATGACCAGGTACGCTTTGATCTGGGTATTTTAGCCCTTAACCCCACTTTAAAGGTTTTGGCCCCCGCCAGAGAATGGAATATGAGTCGGGAACAAACTATTGCCTATGGGGAACGCTGTGGCATGGAATTTCCGGTTAAGAAGTCTTCTCCTTTTAGTATTGATCGTAATTTACTCGGACGCAGTATGGAAGCGGGGCCTCTCGAAGATCCTATGACGGAACCCCCGGAAGAAATTTATCTGATGACCAAGGCGATCGCGGATACCCCTAATGAACCCGAATATATTGAGATTGGGTTTGAAAAGGGTATTCCTGTTAGTATTAATGGTCAAATTCTTGATCCCGTGACCCTTATCAGTCAACTCAATGACACAGTAGGTAAACATGGGGTTGGCCGTCTTGATATGATTGAAAATCGGGTGGTTGGCATCAAATCACGGGAAATTTATGAGGCCCCGGCTTTGTTAGTATTAATTGATGCTCACCGAGATTTAGAAAGTCTGACTCTGACGGCTGATGTTACTCAATATAAACGCGGTCTTGAAGAAACTTACGGTCAATTAATTTATCGGGGTTTGTGGTATTCTCCTTTAAAAGAAGCTCTTGATGCTTTTATTGATCAAACTCAAGAACGAGTGACGGGAATGGTACGCATTAAATTGTTGAAAGGCAATGCGAAAATAGTAGGTCGTTCTTCAGAAAACTCCATTTATAGTGCGAATTTGTCCACTTATGGAGAAGATGATCATTTCGATCATAAAGCAGCAGAAGGCTTTATTTATATTTGGGGACTTCCTACTAGAGTTTGGGCCCAAAAAACCAAGGGTTAA
- a CDS encoding GNAT family N-acetyltransferase, producing MLKLTIKQVNYIQEIESIKMIRQIVFQEEQGINPDLEFDGYDETCQHLLAYLDNQPVGTTRIRFLDQTTAKIERVAVLPHGRGQGIATELMKVSLSLIKDSNCPKVIVNAQKYIQELYKKLGFETIGDRFEEAGITHVKMIKYSV from the coding sequence ATGCTAAAATTAACCATAAAACAAGTTAATTATATTCAAGAAATAGAATCCATAAAAATGATTCGTCAAATTGTATTTCAAGAAGAACAAGGAATTAATCCTGATTTAGAATTTGATGGATATGATGAAACCTGTCAACATCTTTTAGCTTATTTAGATAATCAACCTGTCGGAACAACTAGGATTAGATTTCTTGATCAAACTACTGCTAAAATTGAACGGGTTGCTGTATTACCTCATGGTAGAGGACAAGGAATTGCTACCGAATTAATGAAAGTATCTCTCAGCTTAATTAAAGATAGTAATTGTCCAAAAGTTATTGTTAATGCTCAAAAATATATTCAGGAATTATACAAAAAATTAGGATTTGAAACCATTGGCGATCGCTTTGAAGAAGCAGGGATTACTCATGTTAAAATGATTAAATATAGTGTTTAA
- a CDS encoding LOG family protein — MTLSKKPTELSLAEDLGELIKDLPEHQHGKLIERALAVLLRIADEEIDRLDWKILTTALEDLEKGFQVFYPYRHTRKVTIFGSARLSPQSSEYRLAVEFARYITQFGFMVLTGAGGGIMQAGNEGAGREHSFGLNIELPFEQGTNPFIAGDDKLIRFKYFFTRKLFFLRESDAVALFPGGFGTQDEAFETLTLCQTGKYGPSPLVLIDEPGGNYWKAWNEYNYNNLLARGLISAEDSSLYTITDSLATACNVIRQFYCVYHSIRYVEDLLVMRLNSQLTDAQVEQLNEEYSDILVKGKIEKSQVLPTEIKDETASLPRLRLYFNQRNLGRLYQMINQINKFGTCLPIEPHPEWK, encoded by the coding sequence ATGACTTTATCAAAAAAACCGACAGAACTATCCTTAGCTGAAGACTTAGGAGAGTTAATCAAGGACTTACCAGAGCATCAACATGGTAAACTAATAGAAAGAGCCTTAGCTGTCTTATTGCGAATTGCGGACGAAGAAATTGACCGTTTAGACTGGAAAATCCTAACAACTGCCCTAGAAGACTTAGAAAAAGGGTTTCAGGTATTTTATCCCTATCGTCATACTCGTAAAGTTACCATTTTTGGTTCTGCTCGTCTATCCCCCCAAAGTTCAGAATATCGCTTAGCTGTCGAATTTGCTCGTTATATCACACAATTTGGCTTTATGGTACTAACGGGGGCCGGGGGTGGTATCATGCAAGCAGGGAATGAAGGAGCAGGGAGAGAACATTCTTTTGGGTTAAATATTGAGTTACCTTTTGAACAAGGAACTAACCCTTTTATTGCAGGGGATGATAAATTAATTAGATTCAAATACTTCTTTACCCGTAAACTTTTCTTTTTAAGAGAAAGTGATGCAGTTGCTTTATTTCCTGGAGGTTTTGGCACTCAAGATGAAGCATTTGAAACATTAACTTTATGTCAAACAGGGAAATATGGCCCCTCTCCGTTAGTATTAATAGATGAACCTGGGGGAAACTATTGGAAAGCTTGGAATGAGTACAATTATAACAATTTATTAGCGCGGGGTTTAATTAGTGCAGAAGATTCTAGTCTTTATACAATAACTGATAGTTTAGCTACTGCTTGTAATGTGATTCGTCAATTTTATTGTGTTTATCATTCTATTCGTTATGTGGAAGATTTATTAGTTATGCGTCTTAACTCACAATTAACAGACGCACAAGTAGAACAACTTAATGAAGAATATTCTGATATTTTAGTTAAAGGAAAAATAGAAAAAAGTCAAGTATTACCAACAGAAATTAAAGATGAAACAGCTAGTCTTCCCCGTTTAAGATTGTACTTCAATCAAAGAAATTTAGGAAGATTATATCAAATGATTAATCAGATTAATAAATTTGGGACTTGTTTACCTATTGAACCTCATCCCGAATGGAAATAA
- the gnd gene encoding decarboxylating NADP(+)-dependent phosphogluconate dehydrogenase: protein MTKRTFGVIGLAVMGENLALNVESRGFPIAVYNRTASKTEEFMKNRAQGKDVKAAYSLEEFVQTLERPRKILVMVQAGKPVDAVIEQLKPLLDEGDMIIDGGNSLYEDTERRTKYLESTGFGFVGMGVSGGEEGALKGPSLMPGGTKAAYQELEPILVKIAAQVDDGPCVTFVGPGGAGHYVKMVHNGIEYGDMQLIAEAYDIMKNALGLTNPQLHEVFSEWNTTDELNSFLIEITADIFKYIDPETNTHLIDLILDSAGQKGTGRWTIMSALELGVPIPTMYAAVNARVMSSYKAERVAASKQLPGPTTTFDGDVKAFVGKVRDALYCSKMCSYAQGMALIAKASAEYYNNEISLPESARIWKGGCIIRAGFLDKIKKAFVDNPSLPNLLLAPEFKQSILDRQDAWREVLVLANELGIPVPAFSSSLDYFDSYRRADLPQNLTQAQRDYFGAHTYERTDKPRGEFFHSGWSA from the coding sequence ATGACAAAGCGAACCTTTGGCGTAATCGGCTTGGCGGTAATGGGAGAAAACCTCGCCCTCAACGTCGAAAGTCGTGGTTTTCCCATTGCTGTCTATAACCGTACAGCAAGCAAGACAGAAGAATTCATGAAAAACCGGGCCCAAGGTAAAGACGTAAAAGCGGCCTATTCTTTAGAAGAATTCGTACAAACCTTAGAACGTCCCCGCAAAATTCTGGTAATGGTACAAGCGGGAAAACCCGTTGATGCTGTTATTGAACAACTCAAACCCCTTCTTGATGAAGGAGACATGATTATTGATGGCGGTAACTCCTTATATGAAGATACCGAACGCCGCACCAAATATCTCGAATCTACTGGTTTCGGTTTCGTAGGAATGGGTGTCAGTGGTGGTGAAGAGGGCGCATTAAAAGGGCCTAGCTTAATGCCTGGAGGCACTAAAGCTGCTTATCAAGAATTAGAACCCATTTTAGTCAAAATCGCCGCTCAAGTCGATGATGGCCCCTGTGTTACTTTTGTTGGACCTGGTGGTGCTGGCCATTATGTGAAAATGGTTCACAATGGTATTGAATATGGGGATATGCAGCTAATTGCTGAAGCCTACGACATCATGAAAAATGCTCTAGGTCTTACTAATCCTCAACTGCATGAAGTGTTTAGCGAGTGGAATACCACCGATGAACTTAATTCTTTCTTAATTGAAATTACTGCCGATATCTTCAAATATATCGACCCCGAAACCAATACCCATCTGATTGATTTAATTCTCGACTCTGCTGGTCAAAAAGGCACGGGACGTTGGACAATTATGAGTGCCTTAGAGTTAGGAGTTCCCATCCCGACCATGTATGCTGCGGTTAATGCACGGGTGATGTCTTCTTACAAAGCAGAACGAGTAGCAGCTTCTAAGCAATTACCTGGCCCGACTACAACTTTTGATGGAGATGTTAAAGCTTTTGTCGGCAAAGTACGGGATGCTTTATATTGCTCTAAAATGTGTTCCTATGCTCAAGGGATGGCCTTAATTGCTAAAGCTTCTGCTGAATATTACAATAACGAAATCAGTTTACCTGAGTCGGCTCGTATTTGGAAAGGCGGTTGTATTATTCGGGCTGGCTTCTTAGATAAGATTAAGAAGGCATTTGTCGATAATCCTAGTTTACCTAATTTGTTGTTAGCTCCTGAGTTTAAACAAAGTATCTTAGACCGTCAAGATGCTTGGCGCGAAGTGTTAGTATTAGCCAATGAATTAGGAATTCCGGTTCCTGCGTTTAGTTCTTCTTTAGACTACTTTGATAGCTATCGTCGTGCTGACTTACCTCAGAATTTAACCCAAGCGCAACGTGACTATTTTGGGGCCCATACTTACGAACGGACTGATAAACCCAGAGGTGAATTCTTCCACAGTGGATGGTCTGCTTAA
- a CDS encoding DEAD/DEAH box helicase family protein has product MSRPSKLKYDRGTLIVHPPPKGKEWMEFATWDDRIEKFRVPAIYYRPLIETLQAHNISFIDEAKEFIPLDLTPSFEREPYPHQQEALLAWKQAGRKGVVVLPTAAGKTYLAQLAMVSTPRTTLIVVPTLDLMHQWYAQMMAAFPDIEVGLLGGGSRDRTPILIATYNSGAIHAETLGNQYALLIFDECHHLPTDFFRVIAEYAIAPYRLGLTATPERTDGSHRELDSLIGSVVYRKGVKELSGNTLAQHKIVEIKVKLSQTERKRYDNAMAIRNDFLRKSNISLGSLNGWQLFVKASAKNPAGRRAMLAHREAKEIAAGTDGKLRVLTELICEHDADSILIFTNDNATVYRISQDFLIPAITHQTPIKERHEVLTNFREGIYKALVTSHVLNEGVDVPEVKIAIILSGTGSTREYVQRLGRILRKGESKNKLAILYEIVAENTSEERTSERRRGENQSIEKETNQPQQLELLPSASPYEIKSQKSLKAAESSVDQWGDLEEDE; this is encoded by the coding sequence ATGTCTCGTCCTTCTAAACTTAAATATGATCGTGGTACTTTAATTGTTCATCCTCCCCCAAAAGGTAAAGAGTGGATGGAGTTTGCTACTTGGGATGATCGCATTGAAAAGTTTCGTGTTCCTGCTATTTATTATCGTCCTCTAATTGAAACTTTACAAGCTCATAATATTAGTTTTATTGACGAAGCAAAAGAGTTTATTCCCCTAGACTTAACTCCTAGTTTTGAACGAGAACCCTATCCCCATCAACAAGAAGCTTTACTCGCATGGAAACAAGCAGGACGCAAAGGAGTAGTCGTATTACCAACTGCAGCAGGGAAAACCTATTTAGCACAGTTAGCAATGGTTTCTACCCCTCGTACCACCTTAATTGTAGTGCCTACCTTAGATTTGATGCACCAATGGTATGCTCAAATGATGGCGGCCTTTCCTGATATAGAAGTAGGATTATTAGGAGGAGGATCACGTGATCGCACACCTATTTTAATTGCTACTTATAATAGTGGGGCTATTCACGCCGAAACTTTGGGAAATCAGTATGCTTTGCTCATTTTCGATGAATGTCATCATCTACCGACCGATTTCTTCCGAGTTATTGCAGAATACGCCATCGCACCCTATCGTTTGGGTTTGACAGCGACACCAGAACGCACCGATGGTTCCCATCGAGAGTTAGATAGTCTCATTGGTTCGGTAGTTTATCGTAAGGGAGTTAAGGAACTTTCAGGTAATACTTTAGCCCAACATAAAATTGTCGAAATTAAAGTTAAGTTATCACAAACCGAACGAAAACGTTATGATAATGCTATGGCAATTCGTAATGATTTTTTACGGAAATCTAATATTTCTTTAGGGAGTTTAAACGGATGGCAATTATTTGTCAAAGCAAGTGCTAAAAATCCGGCCGGAAGACGGGCAATGTTAGCTCATCGAGAAGCAAAAGAAATAGCGGCTGGAACCGATGGAAAATTGCGAGTTTTGACTGAATTAATTTGTGAACATGATGCCGATTCTATTTTAATTTTTACCAACGATAATGCCACTGTTTACCGTATTTCTCAAGACTTTCTAATTCCAGCCATTACTCATCAAACCCCGATTAAAGAACGCCATGAGGTTTTAACTAATTTTCGAGAAGGTATTTATAAAGCTTTAGTTACCTCTCATGTTTTAAATGAGGGAGTAGATGTTCCTGAAGTTAAGATAGCTATTATTTTATCAGGAACAGGTTCTACTAGGGAATATGTGCAAAGATTGGGGCGGATTTTACGCAAAGGAGAAAGCAAAAATAAGTTAGCCATTTTATATGAAATTGTCGCAGAAAATACCAGTGAAGAAAGAACTTCAGAACGACGCAGGGGAGAAAATCAATCTATTGAAAAAGAGACAAATCAGCCTCAACAATTAGAATTACTTCCTTCGGCTTCTCCCTATGAAATTAAGTCCCAGAAATCATTAAAAGCGGCGGAATCATCTGTTGATCAATGGGGAGATCTAGAGGAAGATGAATGA